One Hevea brasiliensis isolate MT/VB/25A 57/8 chromosome 5, ASM3005281v1, whole genome shotgun sequence genomic region harbors:
- the LOC131169249 gene encoding uncharacterized protein LOC131169249, whose product MPSAVVAGSSSSCSATFTRSHSIKTPPTTSTKPIISSPFQRTAFRGLSLQDAKRGSSEMFIAEKKNSFTNARKGLQITARTAGASKTIEVEVDKPLGLTLGQKDGGGVVITAVDGGGNAAKAGLKAGDQVLYTSSFFGDELWPADKLGFTKTAIQAKPESVYFVVNRGVEVDIKKLTKRPAPPRFGRKLTDAQKARATHICLDCGYIYTAQKPFDEQPDTYVCPQCRAPKKRFARYDVNTGKAIGGGLPPIGVIIGLLAGVGAVGALLVYGLQ is encoded by the exons ATGCCATCAGCTGTGGTTGCAGGGTCCTCCTCTTCTTGCTCTGCCACCTTCACCAGGAGCCACTCCATCAAAACCCCTCCAACCACATCCACAAAACCAATAATATCCTCTCCATTCCAG AGAACTGCTTTTCGAGGTCTATCACTTCAAGATGCCAAAAGGGGTTCCTCGGAAATGTTCATAGCTGAAAAGAAGAACAGTTTCACCAATGCAAGAAAAGGGCTGCAGATCACTGCAAGAACAGCTGGGGCTTCAAAGACTATTGAGGTTGAGGTTGACAAGCCACTAGGCCTCACTCTGGGTCAAAAGGATGGTGGTGGTGTGGTCATCACG GCTGTAGATGGAGGTGGGAATGCTGCTAAAGCAGGGTTGAAAGCCGGGGATCAAGTGCTGTACACTAGCAGTTTCTTTGGGGATGAACTTTGGCCTGCTGATAAGCTGGGATTCACTAAAACTGCCATCCAAGCAAAACCAGAATCTGTCTACTTTGTAGTTAACAG AGGTGTAGAAGTAGATATTAAAAAACTAACAAAGCGTCCAGCTCCTCCCCGCTTTGGAAGGAAGCTAACTGATGCTCAGAAG GCTAGAGCTACTCACATATGCCTCGACTGTGGATACATTTACACTGCCCAGAAACCTTTTGATGAGCAG CCGGATACATATGTATGCCCACAATGTAGAGCACCAAAAAAGAGGTTTGCAAGATATGATGTGAATACTGGAAAAGCAATAGGAGGTGGTTTGCCTCCAATTGGGGTCATTATTGGGCTGTTGGCTGGTGTTGGTGCAGTTGGTGcattgcttgtttatggtcttcAATGA
- the LOC131179841 gene encoding LOW QUALITY PROTEIN: uncharacterized protein LOC131179841 (The sequence of the model RefSeq protein was modified relative to this genomic sequence to represent the inferred CDS: inserted 2 bases in 1 codon; substituted 1 base at 1 genomic stop codon): MIYKDIYNYTPQTLRFLLQTKRHIFRKEKLNSREKEWGRLCSERKIVLGESVTDMERKALVLCSFVGFLGLLSAATGFAAEATRIKGSEVQFTSATQCAYPRSPALALGLTSAVALMLAQVIINVASGCICCXKKPXPFKFKLTIALVCFVVSWFTFVIAFLLLLTGAALNDQHGEESLYFGSYYCYVVKPGVFAGGAVLALASVTLGILYYLTFNSSKSVNCPWGNPPVSNPSGIAMGQHITPQTTQDPVFVHEDTYMRRQFT, translated from the exons ATGATTTACAAGGACATATATAACTATACACCACAAACTTTACGTTTCCTCTTACAGACAAAGAGGCACATCTTTAGGAAAGAGAAGCTCAATTCCAGAGAGAAAGAGTGGGGGAGACTGTGTTCAGAAAGAAAGATAGTGCTTGGAGAGAGTGTGACGGATATGGAAAGAAAGGCCTTGGTGTTGTGTAGTTTTGTGGGTTTCTTGGGGTTATTATCAGCTGCTACAGGTTTTGCTGCAGAGGCCACCAGGATTAAG GGTTCTGAGGTTCAGTTCACATCTGCCACTCAATGCGCCTATCCTCGGAGTCCTGCACTGGCTCTTGGTTTAACTTCAGCTGTGGCACTTATGTTGGCACAAGTAATTATTAATGTTGCAAGTGGGTGTATTTGTTG AAAGAAGCCCTAACCCTTCAAATTCAAATTGACGATAGCATTAGTCTGCTTTGTTGTTTCCTG GTTCACATTTGTGATAGCTTTTCTTCTCTTGCTAACTGGTGCTGCGCTCAATGATCAACATGGCGAAGAGAGCTTGTACTTTGGGAGTTACTACTGCTATGTTGTCAAACCAGGGGTCTTTGCTGGTGGTGCTGTCTTGGCCCTTGCAAGCGTCACCCTTGGAATTCTCTATTACCTTACTTTCAACTCATCAAAGAGTGTTAATTGTCCTTGGGGCAATCCTCCTGTTTCTAATCCAAGTGGCATAGCCATGGGACAACATATCACACCACAGACCACTCAAGATCCTGTTTTTGTACACGAAGATACTTATATGAGACGACAGTTCACTTGA